Proteins co-encoded in one Pseudophryne corroboree isolate aPseCor3 chromosome 1, aPseCor3.hap2, whole genome shotgun sequence genomic window:
- the MBOAT4 gene encoding ghrelin O-acyltransferase, which translates to MQNLMYRICSSLQFTLLTLDFLLNFRYIYLLVGGVILACTSVGPYAALLLIPALGSGVLCYTVHYHAVHRWAFLLQMGWQTCCHLWIMYKQYYLQEIMTIKFSIMISSLMLLTQKVTSLAMDLHERKVTLIAEDCIKEKGFHDKPVYGILSLLSYLMSFPALLGGPLCSFVEFQHQVANSHRCSNMWQAWVAIRGCTLFLLCQIVHGFLSEKIDFQCDLMDCRQLHCVYVMWTTALLYKLTYYSHWILDEALFLSAGFSVVMDSDINIYTLETTNKISVFARTWNKSTAKWLRRLIFQNCRKSPLFATFAFSAWWHGLYPGQIFGFLCWAVMVEADYRIHMNIGTNSTSWYIIVFHKAITWILTQLIIAFIMLAIEMRSVTMIYALCFSYNSLFPIIYCMSLIFFIKRKR; encoded by the exons ATGCAAAATCTTATGTATAGAATTTGTTCCTCTCTCCAGTTTACATTACTTACTTTGGACTTTTTGCTTAATTTCAGATACATATATCTCCTAGTTGGAGGAGTGATTTTAGCATGTACTTCAGTGGGTCCTTATGCAGCATTACTGCTCATCCCTGCCCTGGGCTCTGGAGTGCTGTGTTACACTGTACACTACCATGCGGTTCACAGGTGGGCTTTTCTGCTGCAGATGGGGTGGCAGACCTGCTGTCATCTATGGATAATGTATAAGCAGTACTACCTGCAGGAAATCATGACTATAAA GTTTTCCATCATGATTTCATCCCTTATGCTACTAACTCAAAAAGTCACATCTCTAGCTATGGATCTCCATGAAAGAAAAGTGACGTTAATAGCAGAGGATTGCATCAAGGAGAAAGGTTTCCATGATAAGCCCGTATACGGTATACTATCTCTCCTTTCCTACCTTATGTCCTTTCCGGCATTGTTGGGTGGACCACTTTGTTCATTTGTGGAGTTCCAGCATCAGGTCGCAAACTCTCATAGGTGTAGCAATATGTGGCAAGCTTGGGTGGCAATTAGAGGCTGCACATTATTTCTGTTGTGTCAGATCGTCCATGGTTTCCTGTCTGAGAAGATAGACTTTCAGTGTGATCTCATGGACTGCAGGCAGCTACACTGTGTGTatgtaatgtggaccacagcactgTTATATAAACTGACTTACTACTCCCACTGGATCCTGGATGAAGCCCTATTTCTCTCTGCAGGCTTTTCAGTAGTTATGGATTCTGATATCAACATCTATACCTTGGAGACAACCAACAAAATCTCAGTGTTTGCCAGGACATGGAATAAAAGTACAGCAAAGTGGCTTAGAAGACTCATATTCCAAAACTGCAGGAAGAGCCCCCTATTCGCTACATTCGCCTTCTCAGCTTGGTGGCACGGACTGTACCCTGGACAAATATTTGGCTTCTTGTGCTGGGCTGTAATGGTGGAAGCTGATTACAGGATACACATGAATATAGGCACTAATTCAACATCATGGTACATCATCGTTTTTCACAAAGCAATTACTTGGATTCTAACCCAGTTAATTATTGCATTTATCATGTTAGCTATTGAAATGAGAAGCGTAACAATGATATATGCGCTCTGCTTTTCTTACAATAGTTTATTTCCTATTATATATTGCATGTCATTGATATTCTTTATAAAACGAAAGCGATAA